The sequence below is a genomic window from Gossypium hirsutum isolate 1008001.06 chromosome A11, Gossypium_hirsutum_v2.1, whole genome shotgun sequence.
ATTCAAATGAGCCCTTTGCCCCCAGTACAACACTTACTTATCAATTTCTAATCTAAGATCAAGTTTTGTCTCTCAATAATATTCTCAATGATATCATCAGTTGACCTAACACCGTACAAAACTAAGTCGACTTTGTAAGCCTTgaagcttttcttttttccttttttttcctcttcAAAGCCCAATCATATAAACCCTTTCCAACCACCTAAAGAGGCTCCAGAATCTGTAGATGAGTGGTTGCTTCCCAAAGGGATTTTACCTCTCGTTCACAGTAATCAGCCAATAGCCAGGCTGTTTCAAACTTTGTCTTGGGAGCCTTGTTACTTGAAATTGCCATAGCTTTTGTATCCAGTAAAATTGGGCAATGATCTGAGCAGGGACTGTCCAAATGAGTCAATCTATAATTAGGAAACAAATTGTACCAGCTTGGGTTGGCTACTCCCATATCCAATCTCTTGCGAATATTGTTGGTAGGAAAATTCTCTCTTTCCCACGTATACCATCGACCATGGTACCCCAAGTCAACTAAATCACATGTTTCTAATGCTTCTCGAAAAACTCCCATTTGTCTTTGATCTCGAATATGTCCCCCTTGTTTTTCTCGATTTgagaaaatttcattaaaatccccTATGTCCAGCCAGGGTCCATTATAATTATGACTTAATAGTTTGAGTAAAACCTAAGATGTTGATCTTTGTCTAGTATCAGGTGCTCCATAGAAACCGGTGAAATGTGACTCAGTCCCATTCTCCTCATTTACGACCATCACATCAATATAAGCCTCATTAAAGCTACGGTGAGTAACATTACAATCACTTTTTCAACCCAAAGAAAGTCCCCCACGAGACCCATTATCCGGAACTCGATGCCATTCTGAAAACCATACTTCCAACGAACTCTTTCCATTCTCCTCATGCCCAGTTTAAATTCTACAAATAAACAAATATGTGGCCGACACTCTTTCAGCACATGCTGAATTCTCTGAACTGACCGTGGAATCCCTAGTCCACAGACGTTCCAACGTAAGATTTATATAATGTCTGGCTAACCTGCCCTGCAAGTTTAGCTGATAATTTATTTTGGCAAACGTCATTCCACTTCCTCGATATCTCATTCGAATCTGCAACAAAAGAAACATTTGTGATACTATTGGTCTTAGGCCTTTTTTTACCATCCATAGTCAGAATGGGTTGATTCTCATACATATCTATGTCACCAATGTTGGTTGATTTCTCCATATCGTTCAAATTTGGTAGGAAATTGGTAAACTACAGTTTCCTACCAAATTTATCCCCAAATTCACTCCATCATTACACATAAATATTGGAAGATTAGGATTTCTAAGATTTGACCCTTGATTTCCTCCTGACTATCCCCAATTAGATCCTGATTCCCTTAGCTAGATACTACAGCCGACTGTCATTTGTTGCAGTGGTGCCTTCAACGAGATGTCTCATCCCATCGGTAACTCTTTGCTACCTTCCACCATTCGAATTGGATAAAAACTTTCACCGTGCCCTAGTTTACCacataagaagcaaaatgtggttaacttttcatatttaaaaacaacaaaaattcttTCGTTTTGGCAATTAGAAATTTCTTGAGTATTTTCAACGGTTTTCGGATGTCAATCTGGACCCGAATTTGCATAAATTTCCTTAATCCCGCTGCAACGGCTTTTGCATCATAATCCAGAAAAGTTCCTATAAAATCTCCAAATTGCCTAGCCATGGCTTTCGAGAACATACCAGTAGGGAGGTTATGTACTTGAACCCAAAAAGTGGTATAGAGTAGAGAAATCTCTAAAGGATCTTCGTCATCTTTGAGAACATGGAGAAATAATAAATGATTGTTGAAAGTCCAAGGAGACCCGTTGATCTCTCTATCACGGTCCACTTCACAGTAGAAACGATAAAGAAATATTTTCTCTCCAATACCAGTAATGGTTACTTCGCCTAGAGGGTGCCAAATATTTACCACTACCATACGCATCGACAAGAAATTCACCGCAGTGGCTGTAAGAAAACATCCCACTAGGCAAAGATTTGAAATTTGTTCCGATGATCCTTCTCCTTGATCAAACTCCCAAGCTTCCATTCCCCcactttcttcttcatcttctatCCGCAAATCCGCCAGCACTTCTTCCATAATATTGACAaaattaaaatctagaaaaaaaggCACTAATGAAGACGGAAAAACCACAAAACGGGCTTACAAAGAATGCAACGCAATGAGCATActctcaaacaaaaaaaaataacatctctatttttaattttatttgaaataaattacttTTAGACTTTAGGTAGTGTTTCAAAAGCTACTAAAAATTGAACTTAGATGTAATTGCTTGTAATTACATAGTGGTGGTATGCTTAGATAACCACTGTAATTGGTGGGTCTATTAAATCTGGTGTAATTGAAGCACTCCAATTACACTTTCTAATTCTTAGAGAGAGCGTGAGAATTGAAATAATAATGCGGATAATTACACTAAAATATAATTACCTTATGGTTTTCCAAATACTTATATAcgatttaactttaaaaaattatcttttatacaagtttaagttaaaaaaattatattataagcataaaAACATACGAGTGTTTGTGATGATTATggcaaaaaattctaaaattatatcataaatcctaaaaaatatatattatacaaaatttttacacatttttataaagttatgacaatgaaatatattataaaaaataatttacttgtgataaaagtaatataaaagtgttataatatatttatttgtaaaaaaaaattatagcaaAAAAGtatgaatataatttatttacatgtccaagctatatattataaaaaataatatatgtatttataaaaaacaaGTTATAATTTCAGGCCTTAAATTATTTATaaggttaaattatgttattagttcTTGTACTTtgcaaaaattatggatttagtccctatacttttatttgattaattttaattcctaTACTTGTCGAATTGGTAaattttagtctttgtacttttcaaaatttgaaattttagtcctgcCCAAATAATAGCAATTAAATTcatttagttaaattcaattattagtttTATACTATGCGTACTGTTGTAGGTTTCATCCATTTTCTCTAATTGGATTATTCTaaatccctatacttttcaaatttcgatATTTCAATCTTAAGGCAAATGATAGTCAGTAATCAATTAACTGAATTTTTAGTGAGTAGTATGTGTTAATAATAAGCTATCATAACATTatacatatgataatatatttggtgcatcaaattttgaaaataataaaattttacttaaagaatttaatagttatcattTGGTGATgactgaatttttaaaatttagaaagtatagggactaaaaattaccaaataaaaattcaatgatTAAAACCGCAACTTTTGCTAAGTACGGTAACGAATAGTAGaattaaaactattaaataacattatttataaaaaagGTTATGAAAATTATTTGACTAAAAATTTATGAAAGTTGTATATTATAAACTTTATATTATTTGTAACCTAATTTAgattataacttaaaataaatctTTCTCGCATTTTGGTTCAGCATAGACCTTTTCCATTATTGAGGTGATGTCTGAAGCAATTCTGTACTTGCACTGTTGTTTGGATGTAAACGGTTACTGCAGTGGAAAAACACAAATCTCACTGATTCATCAGTCAGCCTTCTTGAACCAAAACCTCCAGCATAGACGGTGAAAAGGTagggttcttttttttcttttttcttttttaatttaacaataattctcATGCTTTTCTATcctgaaaagttaaaatattttcttacccAACCTTATTTGTTTTCATATTTGAGAACTTAGCCACATTGTTGTTGGTTTCTCTCACTCTTTTGCTcatttcttgtttttgttttttctacTTGATAgattttagtttaatatatatttcttacgaataatttgtttattttcattagCTTTTGATTTTGAAAGGTATATCGTTTTGAGTTCTTGTTCAGATCTATGTTTGCTCgtgtttattataatttaatcatttgcaCCATGATAAGTGatattaaaagataaattaatcaattttatgtTAGGAAATGTAATTATATTgtagcaaacatttaattgttttctatttatttgaacgataaataaataaataaataaattaaatttatatttcactattatgtttttgtattttttgtctttcatattttgcatgcataacgaaattgtgacaagcaaatattagctcattgattgtctaagttcaaactgaagataagtgtgtaagaacgtttacattgcgagaaagacaattTACTTCAgtaaataatctaaatgagtctgtaatccagtaaaataatcaaagtgggcatttgattcaaatattgagaaggattattataccgtctacaattccaattggggggATGGCTAGTCTTGGTTATTGGAGCAGTTGACTCTACGAGTAGAGACTTggtgtattcattggtagaatgatacattggattggacccaagataaattaattctaaatctgcttgtgaattaattcacttgtgacatttatggtgtgatttacataaatcctgagttagtcactgaccatgcgtatgcaactcatgtgttttgatataagtggatgcttatgctctaaagatgatcgagcccatagccaatatgttgggtacatgacttgtataTGACATGgatttactagcaacaatgaacttcatagctcaattaaagagttaatgatatcctctcattggtattgtgtggattgataaatatgaaacgtaGCCACAGGTTACTCGTTctcaaacgagcaatttatcatagtcatttgttgatagtgactatattaatcattaagaagacacaattgtgacaatgagataaaatatgattgtattgagtgaacgaatttaactcaaaggaattaagaatatcatatgaaggtaacacacatatgacgagggcattgaacaaaataattggatgaattgttttcgtAAAGAATATACaatgagttttcaatcatgatacttcttgtagactgactccatgattaagtaattaaaatttatcggaacgatgcttacgaacataattgcaattactagagcctaattgtatatgtttgattggtctctcctctagctcaacaaaagttcgatcagactgcatttgaattagaagaaaattttacaactttggaaataatttaattgagtcgatttattcaatataaaattaaattaggtgatcgtgagaatttttcaactagagaatttacttaaagaaatttcttgaaaaattaatttggaaaatctaaatatttttgaaaaaattaattttgatcaagtaaaattaaattaatcaaattaattaaaattaatatgatctTTTTGggaaataattttcaagttagacaattggcccaatgggtaattgaacttgaaaattagatcTGAGATTGTAAATTGGACCTAGGAGTccaaaatcgagaccaagacccaaaaactagtcGAACTAGGCCCGGTATGTGAAATCGGATCTACGATCCAACTAGTGGCTAGACTGGACTAGTCGGGTCGTCACTGACCTAGACCGAACCAACTCGGGGTGTTGTAAGGGTACTTGCACCACCGGACACTCCTACTGTGACTCTACtagaaaatttgatttcaatttaactatttcaaaaataatattattttaatagtttaatattaaattaaatttaatacttatcttgtagataaaatattctattattttaataagatttaatattaaatttaatctaatatttattaaaattatattaatttaatattaaagtgatgaagtttaatgacggttgaactctctaaactctccctatataaagagagtcttgagttattatttttcacacacttgaattcaagagaaagttgtagagagaattctcgagaaattatgaaattacccactagtaatttttgtgaaaaattttctgattcgataCGAGCCCACACTCAGCAAATGTGGGCTTAAGGATATCGAAGAAAACTACTTGGTCGACgcgttcatcctagacgaatcgaaaatgtacaattttaattaagtgtttattactttagatatcacaaccaatatcttaattaggaaaaaaaattaaaactttgtttttcctaaatttattttccactaCTTTTTCTGCACATGATTTTCTAACATAAAATAACTCATTACTCCTTggatttaaattctttttatagATGGTGAACACAAAACTTTGTAGAGGGCAATAGTAGCTTAGCACAACTATTTGCGAGGATGAGTTTATATTGACATTCTTTGTCACACTGTGATAGAACGAATATTTGAAGTATGAGATAAAAAAAATGtcaatattaagagatattacaAGCTATTCATTTTATAAACAAGTTTTAATTGTTAATGTAacaataattttacataattacatttgaaaacatgccaaattaaattatgaaaattttagaaaatttgagAATATGCATGACATGTCAGtctctagaagtcattttgattGATGTGAATTGTGAACGTGATATTAAAATCAAAATGTTAAAGAAATCATTGCAAGTAGTTTAATGAGTTTATCTTCTTAAAGAAATATTGTATCCTAATTCCAATATTAATAAAATAGGTTATCTGTTATGTTAAAATGTTCTCAAGTCTTAAAAAAATCaacactttaaaaatttatttaatattattatttgtgaaaataatgcTTCACATTGTTACATAGAAATGaattaactataaaaataatttaaaatatttattatttaatataataaataattaaacatgattatacaattaattaaaatatttataaaaaatattatgatacatgttaatattttattaaataaaattaaaaattcacatattttaaataattttataaaaataaaataatttaaaaacttttattaaatATCATATCTAATCTAATGTTAagtcattttccctttttatctcATTGTTATTACTGTGTGTGAATTCAAACACACATCACTATTTTTAATCTCATTGCTGTAGTATCCAATCTCAACGTTACAATAATTATCTTACCACAATTGTTTGTTTTTAACTTCATTAGAGGCAAACACGCTATAATAAAGAAGCCTATATAAGTTTTTGTACTCAGAGCTACAGAATGTTTACACTATTAACCCAAATGTTATGTGGTATATGCTAGTTTTTCAAATACAAAAGGTTTTATTTCACCATATTATGTGGTACAATATTGTCATATcggttttgttttttgtttttttttgttcgtGAAAACAATTTTTAGGTCCACCAAATGACATTTATAAAAATAGAGTTATCACCCATCGTTTTTTGGTTTAGTGTAATTGGTCACCTAAAAATATATCtttctttaataataaattaaagttaaattaaattaagattaagattatttttaaattttttattaatttaaattaatattttaaagtttcttataattcttaatagtttaaaatatttcttaaaaataaataaaattatttaataattatttaaaaaattacatccAAGATAAACTTAGACAAATAATTGTCCAAGTGCATTTGAACTTGGACAACAATTTGTCCAAGTTCATCCTGGATGTGATCtttcaaatcattaaaaaaaattgttttcttaaaagattttttaaaatattagttgATGTGTTAAAATGCCACATCAACATCAGGTGCATGTATATACCACATTTTGCTACTTGCTCTATCAGTCACATCAATATTTAATGATAAAAATGAATGAACTTTTTAAtggaaaaattattaatttattttttaatctaatgcataaggattaatttatctatttttttagtggagggagcaaaatgcaatctaatttTTGGTACAAAGATATCcatgatatttttatgatttatgatatgaatttttatgttaaattatgataaattatccaaaattttgtCAACTTCAATCAACAATATTTTAACGGAGATGTTTTGTGCTTACTTAATCCAACCAAAGGGAATGTCGGAGTAGAATGAGAACCAAGTAATCGTAGTCATATATTcctttactattttttttcttcaaaatgaTGTTTAGTTGCTTAGTTGTAAGCTTGTATATTCATGATTTTATTTCACGACTGTGTAGCATTTGTTATGTCTTTGTTAGGATCCCAAACAAAGAAATCATTCTTTCTTACATTTCTCAAGTACTATGGTTGGTAGAGAATAGAGATAGATATAAAAACAAATACCGAAACTGGCTTTGAGATTCATCCTACGCAtttgaacaaagaaaaaaaaaagtatgatGATTATCATTTTCAAAAAATGTGCATTCCAATAACTATGAAAACATAAAACGGCTCTAACTGTGCTTCCATATGAAAGGGGTATTTCCTTTCATATTCAGTTTCATTTTCAACCTAACTAACAAGATTACAAACTATGTTTAGGCCTGCACAAGGAAAGCAACCAACATGCATCCTCTTTTAATCCATTCATTCAATTGGTtgcaaacaaaattttcatgtttgCCAATAAATCATGTAGCAAGTAAATATGCTCtcaattttttctaagttttcttttttaatttgaaatatcaaACTCTTATATTTATGTTAG
It includes:
- the LOC107957288 gene encoding uncharacterized protein is translated as MGVFREALETCDLVDLGYHGRWYTWERENFPTNNIRKRLDMGVANPSWYNLFPNYRLTHLDSPCSDHCPILLDTKAMAISSNKAPKTKFETAWLLADYCEREVKSLWEATTHLQILEPL